In the genome of Candidatus Hinthialibacter antarcticus, the window ATGCACAGGCGCTCCCAGAGTTGCACCCATGCCTGATTTGGTTTGTCAATTTTTGATGCGCCGGGATACGTTTTCGTAATCAAAATCATGACCATCCATCAATGCAAATACTCACTTACCGGATGAACCATAGTTAAATTTGCCGGGTTCCTTTTGTCAGGCGCAATATATCCTTAAGATAGTTGTATTATAAAGGGTTTTCTGAATTCTGATTGCGTGAATGGCTGGAAAGAGAATTTTCTTTTCCCATCAAATTAGAATTCTAAAAACAACCCGAAACATTGCGCATGGCAGATTGTGTTCTGCGTGTAGCATTATAACGAGAGATAAGCCGGAACCGAACGCAAATGAATGAACGAATCGTCGTTTTTTTACCGACGTACAACGAGTGTGAAAATCTGCTTGATCTCATCGAGCAACTGTTTGCGCTGGGATTGAACCTTTCAGTATTAGTGGTTGACGACCAGTCTCCCGACGGGACGGGCGAATTGGCCGACCAGTTGGCCGCGCAATATCAGGGGCGCGTCAGCGTTATGCACCGCGAAGGCCCCCGCGGGCGCGGTTGGGCGGGCATCGACGGATTACGTGAGGCGTCGCAATCTGAATGCGACTATGTGGTTGAGATGGACGCGGACCTCTCGCATCTCCCCGGCGATTTGCCCGTGTTGTTGCAGGCGGCGCAAAACGCTGACCTCGTGATCGGTTCGCGTTACGTCCCCGGTGGCAAGACCGAAAACTTTAGTTGGTTTCGCGTGTTGAACAGCAAAGTGGCGCGATGGCTGAGCATTTTATTTCTGGGCCTCAATTATACCGATCCTACTTCCGGCTATCGCGTTTATCGTCGCGAGGCGCTGGCGCAGCTGCCCTGGGACCGCATGATTTCGCCGGGGCCGTCGATTGTTGAAGAGACGCTGTATTACTTACAACGCAATCAGGCCCGCATCGCCGAAGCGCCGATTTATTATCTGGAACGCCGCGAAGGGCGCTCCAAACTCAACGTCTGGACCCGGGTGCGATGGATTCAAACCATGTTGAAAATTCGCCAGGCGGCGAATTCGTGAACCAGCCAGCATCAACGCCGGGTTGGACAATGGACCGCTTGGCCATGGCGGTGGTTTGGTTTGGCCTCGCGTTGTATGCCGCCATATTTATTTATCACGGCGCGGCGCTCATTGCGCATCCCTACGATCTTGATAACAGCGAAGGCTTTTTGTTATACCAATCTGCGCGTTTCGCGGAGGGGCAGTTTTTGTATCCGCCATTGAATGACGCCCCCTATCTGGTTGATAACTATCCCCCGGTTTATCCCTTGGTCGGCGCGGTTGGCGTAAAACTGTTTGGCGTGAATTTCTTCTGGCTGCGGGCGGTTTCGTTAATTGCAACAGTGCTGACTGCGGCGCTGTTAGGCGTTTGGACGCACCAGAAAACTCGTTCGCGCGGCGCTTCG includes:
- a CDS encoding polyprenol monophosphomannose synthase, which encodes MNERIVVFLPTYNECENLLDLIEQLFALGLNLSVLVVDDQSPDGTGELADQLAAQYQGRVSVMHREGPRGRGWAGIDGLREASQSECDYVVEMDADLSHLPGDLPVLLQAAQNADLVIGSRYVPGGKTENFSWFRVLNSKVARWLSILFLGLNYTDPTSGYRVYRREALAQLPWDRMISPGPSIVEETLYYLQRNQARIAEAPIYYLERREGRSKLNVWTRVRWIQTMLKIRQAANS